The following proteins come from a genomic window of Candidatus Thiodiazotropha sp. CDECU1:
- a CDS encoding ubiquinone biosynthesis accessory factor UbiJ — MTITAALSATLEALLNQAILLDPETPARLRPMRGKVIQLELLGMGASLYLIPDPNGIQILNEFEGQADCRLRGTPIDLMRMRGTRESADQLFKGAVEIEGDTALAHQFGAILADLEIDWEEQLSRVTGDVAAHEIGNLVRTAFNWGRSVNRTTEQNLQEYLQEELRLLPARYEISSFLNEVDRLRDDTERLEARIQRLKQQLDVKGKAS; from the coding sequence ATGACCATCACTGCTGCACTATCAGCAACCCTCGAGGCATTGTTGAACCAGGCCATTCTCCTCGATCCGGAGACACCCGCTCGACTCAGACCCATGCGTGGCAAGGTGATTCAGCTGGAACTGCTGGGCATGGGCGCCTCCCTCTATCTCATCCCCGATCCCAACGGGATTCAAATTCTGAATGAGTTCGAAGGTCAGGCCGACTGTCGTCTACGCGGCACACCCATCGATCTGATGCGTATGCGCGGCACCCGGGAGAGCGCGGATCAACTCTTCAAGGGTGCGGTTGAGATTGAGGGTGATACCGCACTCGCGCACCAATTCGGCGCAATTTTGGCTGACCTGGAGATCGACTGGGAGGAGCAGCTTTCCCGTGTCACGGGTGATGTTGCCGCTCACGAAATCGGCAATCTCGTTCGGACAGCATTCAATTGGGGACGCTCGGTGAATCGGACCACAGAACAGAATCTGCAGGAGTATCTGCAGGAGGAGCTGCGACTGCTTCCAGCGCGATATGAAATATCCTCCTTCCTGAATGAGGTCGACCGATTGCGCGATGACACCGAGCGACTGGAGGCCCGAATCCAGAGGCTCAAACAGCAGCTGGATGTTAAGGGTAAGGCCTCGTGA
- the ubiB gene encoding ubiquinone biosynthesis regulatory protein kinase UbiB codes for MIHPSQAIRLIHINLVLLRHGLDEVILATHLFRPIRFLIYLSPWYWFRKDRSPYPVRIRRALEDLGPIFVKFGQILSTRRDLLPDDLANELAKLQDRVPPFPGDKARAIIEKAYGQPIDRLLEAFDEQPLASASIAQVHTAQLKDGKKVVVKVLRPQIEKTIRRDVDLLYTIARMAEKYWKEGRRLRPIEVVQEYEKTIFDELDLMREAANASQLRRNFLNSEALYVPEVYWDLTRQNVLVMERISGTPVGDIEALRQQGISMKLLGERGVEIFFTQVFKYNFFHADMHPGNIFVEANGRYIAVDFGIMGTLTEEDKRYLADNLLAFFNRDYKRVAELHIQSGWVPEETRVEEFESAIRTVSEPIFEKPLSEISFGHFLLRLFQTARRFDMEVQPQLVLLQKTLLNIEGLGRQLYPQLDLWTTAKPFLERWMSEQVGRRAFVGKLKKNLPEIAEHLPDLPHKLHKIIDDASSGRLEIKWKSDELQLLREQLRHNHRNTVTTVAGGAMLLSGSLLLVFGSGGLLPTTLATALGLGLGAGGGFLLLKSWFDAAS; via the coding sequence GTGATACACCCCTCCCAGGCCATCCGGCTGATACATATCAATCTTGTTCTGCTGCGCCACGGCCTGGATGAGGTGATCCTCGCGACCCATCTGTTCCGGCCGATTCGATTTCTCATCTATCTCTCCCCCTGGTACTGGTTCCGCAAGGATCGCTCCCCTTATCCGGTACGTATCCGGCGGGCGCTGGAGGATCTGGGACCTATTTTCGTCAAATTCGGCCAGATCCTCTCCACCCGAAGGGATCTGTTGCCCGATGACCTGGCGAACGAGCTGGCCAAGCTGCAGGACCGGGTGCCGCCATTCCCGGGAGACAAGGCCCGCGCCATTATCGAGAAGGCCTATGGTCAACCCATCGACAGACTGCTCGAGGCCTTCGATGAACAACCCCTAGCCTCCGCCTCCATTGCACAGGTGCATACCGCCCAGTTGAAGGATGGAAAAAAAGTGGTGGTCAAAGTACTACGACCGCAGATCGAAAAGACCATCCGACGGGACGTGGATCTGCTCTATACCATTGCCCGGATGGCTGAAAAGTACTGGAAGGAGGGACGCCGCCTGAGACCCATCGAGGTTGTTCAAGAGTATGAAAAGACCATCTTCGACGAACTGGACCTGATGCGGGAAGCAGCCAATGCCTCACAATTGAGACGCAACTTTCTCAACAGCGAGGCCCTCTACGTGCCGGAAGTCTACTGGGACCTTACCCGCCAGAATGTATTGGTGATGGAGCGTATCAGCGGCACCCCAGTGGGTGACATCGAGGCCTTGCGCCAACAGGGCATCAGCATGAAGTTGCTGGGCGAAAGGGGCGTGGAGATCTTCTTCACCCAGGTCTTCAAGTACAACTTCTTTCATGCCGACATGCACCCCGGGAATATCTTTGTTGAAGCCAACGGCCGCTATATCGCCGTCGACTTCGGCATCATGGGGACCCTCACCGAGGAAGACAAGCGCTACCTGGCCGACAACCTGTTGGCATTCTTCAATCGTGACTATAAACGGGTGGCTGAACTGCATATCCAGTCGGGATGGGTTCCCGAGGAGACCCGGGTCGAGGAGTTTGAATCGGCTATCCGCACCGTCAGTGAACCGATCTTCGAGAAACCCCTGAGCGAGATATCCTTTGGCCACTTTCTGCTCAGGCTGTTTCAGACCGCGCGGCGATTTGACATGGAGGTCCAGCCACAACTGGTGTTGTTGCAAAAAACCCTGCTGAACATCGAGGGCCTGGGGAGGCAACTCTATCCCCAGCTCGATCTCTGGACCACCGCGAAACCCTTTCTGGAACGCTGGATGAGCGAGCAGGTCGGACGCAGGGCCTTCGTCGGCAAACTGAAAAAGAACCTGCCTGAAATCGCGGAACACCTACCCGATCTGCCCCACAAGCTGCATAAGATTATCGACGATGCCTCATCCGGTCGTCTGGAGATCAAATGGAAATCCGACGAACTCCAGCTGCTGCGTGAACAGCTGCGCCACAACCATCGGAATACCGTCACCACGGTTGCGGGTGGCGCCATGTTACTCAGTGGTTCACTGCTGCTGGTATTCGGCAGCGGCGGATTGCTGCCTACCACCCTGGCTACCGCCCTGGGACTAGGTCTAGGTGCAGGGGGCGGATTTCTGTTATTGAAAAGCTGGTTTGATGCGGCAAGCTGA
- a CDS encoding zinc ribbon-containing protein gives MSSSAPQDPFDRLTAAYDKMLQEVHEAAESAKESALPGLKEYLADAREKLIELGELSREEAEKVSGYIERDMKDAANYLMETGEQLSAWWRFDVQQVENRLFEMFTGVADQTKLELTKLAERAKQSSLYHTGEVTGPGTLICSQCNKEMHFKKTGHIPPCSGCKGTEFKRTSM, from the coding sequence ATGTCATCATCCGCCCCCCAAGACCCCTTCGATCGTTTGACCGCAGCCTATGACAAGATGCTGCAAGAAGTGCACGAAGCAGCGGAGTCGGCCAAGGAGAGTGCCCTACCAGGCCTTAAGGAGTACTTGGCAGACGCCAGGGAGAAACTGATCGAGCTGGGGGAACTCAGCCGCGAGGAGGCGGAGAAGGTATCCGGCTACATCGAACGGGACATGAAAGATGCGGCCAACTACCTGATGGAGACCGGCGAGCAGCTCTCAGCCTGGTGGCGATTCGATGTGCAACAGGTGGAAAACCGCCTGTTTGAGATGTTCACCGGTGTCGCCGATCAAACCAAACTTGAGCTGACCAAGTTGGCAGAGCGGGCCAAGCAGTCGTCTCTCTACCATACAGGTGAAGTGACCGGACCAGGCACCCTGATCTGTAGCCAATGCAACAAGGAGATGCACTTTAAGAAAACCGGCCACATTCCACCCTGTTCCGGCTGCAAGGGTACAGAGTTTAAGCGTACCTCGATGTAG
- a CDS encoding outer membrane lipoprotein-sorting protein produces MSIRLTRIAVIGMVCHLVPVAQAEDVSRLIQTPLSADAVAQQVYTAAHGGLVDNALSKRRGREVAVVVNRAPLAMRTQGRVPGVQTFDTYVNNAPQDPAIETLQMAILTSGKTKGTGVLFTRYTDPGKGAVISMWLPALRKIRRINEPSHEDVWFGTNLTYGELVLRTPGDEVHELLGEAKVEKCLAAMELQPWEKTRYTRHLPGPQCAHIGKPVYLLKSTTKFKNWWYDYHVSEIDKRTYALYKTVYYKGGEMIKTVYIDWQSLDQPDPRITYPRYIYAISHQDGKDSMVYVPRSTISLNVELADEFWSEQTLQNYAR; encoded by the coding sequence ATGTCAATCAGACTTACCCGAATTGCTGTCATTGGAATGGTCTGTCATCTCGTCCCGGTTGCCCAGGCAGAAGATGTCAGCCGCCTGATACAAACACCGTTAAGTGCCGATGCGGTTGCCCAACAGGTCTATACTGCGGCTCATGGTGGCCTGGTGGATAATGCCCTCAGCAAGCGCCGGGGGAGAGAGGTCGCGGTGGTGGTCAATCGAGCACCCTTGGCGATGCGCACCCAGGGCCGGGTGCCGGGGGTGCAGACCTTTGATACCTATGTCAACAATGCACCGCAGGATCCGGCTATCGAGACTCTGCAGATGGCGATCCTCACCTCAGGCAAGACCAAGGGTACAGGTGTGCTGTTCACCCGTTACACCGATCCCGGCAAGGGTGCTGTCATCTCCATGTGGTTACCTGCCTTGCGTAAGATACGACGGATCAATGAGCCCTCCCATGAAGATGTCTGGTTCGGCACCAATCTGACCTATGGTGAGTTGGTGTTGCGTACCCCTGGGGATGAGGTTCATGAACTGCTGGGAGAGGCCAAGGTGGAGAAGTGCCTGGCTGCGATGGAGTTGCAGCCCTGGGAAAAGACCCGCTACACAAGGCATCTGCCCGGCCCGCAATGCGCCCATATCGGTAAGCCGGTCTATCTGCTGAAGAGTACCACCAAGTTCAAAAACTGGTGGTACGACTACCATGTCAGTGAAATCGATAAACGTACTTACGCCCTCTATAAAACGGTCTACTATAAGGGTGGCGAGATGATCAAGACGGTTTATATTGATTGGCAGTCCCTCGATCAGCCGGACCCGCGTATTACCTATCCCAGGTATATCTACGCCATCTCTCACCAGGATGGCAAGGACAGTATGGTGTATGTGCCACGGAGTACGATCTCGTTGAATGTGGAGCTTGCCGACGAGTTCTGGTCTGAACAGACGCTGCAGAATTATGCTCGTTAG
- a CDS encoding DUF4124 domain-containing protein, producing the protein MFFGLFLLLSAMPVQATMYKWYDEEGKLNYTQTPPPAGSRRATINTDTFSSVNMYKAPAITLTNKPKKRSKAKPVTIKKKRTRRTTRSTCPLRR; encoded by the coding sequence ATGTTTTTTGGTCTTTTTCTGCTGCTCTCAGCAATGCCTGTTCAGGCCACCATGTACAAATGGTACGACGAAGAGGGTAAGTTGAACTACACACAAACACCCCCGCCTGCCGGGAGTCGACGTGCCACTATCAATACCGATACCTTCAGTTCGGTGAACATGTACAAGGCGCCTGCCATCACGCTTACCAATAAACCTAAAAAGCGCAGCAAGGCGAAACCCGTGACGATCAAGAAGAAGCGAACCAGACGGACGACCCGGTCCACCTGTCCGTTGCGCCGTTAG
- a CDS encoding adenylate kinase family protein has protein sequence MRIVILGAPGSGKRTQTELLANKYGLSSVMTGELVKTAVLERTPLGLEIKGLQDAGRVVTEDIILALLRERLLKSELQAGFILDGFPRNLLQALTLDELMVEINQPLDLILLIDIETDTLMERLVGRRTCRSCGLLYNIYRNPTIVEDVCDVCGGRLHQRSDDNEETVSSRIHVFDHLISPLITHYEKQDKLVRIEGNGDIDQVFKLICEAIDQGSRSAVQDHRAQIQAELDTPTENQDEAPALGETTESAADEEDASAVATSSKKVQKREPAQSKVKKKSAAKKKQTQKKKVSKRVVKKQPSKKKSVVKQAAKKRISKKKPGKKQPAKKGITKKKPATKQVAKKKTGGKKSPTKRVVKKKASQRSVHKKRSTTKAAVKKKAAKRPVAPKKANKGRVTKKKVAAKKPTKTKLKSKSGRAKQAKKVAAKTHRSTAQQRGKGVKKSAKGKPKRTAAQAKAGVKKKVTKKAGLKKVKSKRSSSRKK, from the coding sequence ATGCGAATTGTAATACTTGGTGCGCCAGGGTCGGGTAAAAGAACGCAGACAGAGCTGTTGGCGAACAAGTACGGCCTCTCCTCAGTGATGACAGGCGAGCTGGTGAAGACGGCCGTGCTGGAAAGGACCCCACTGGGTCTCGAAATAAAAGGGCTGCAGGACGCAGGCAGGGTGGTAACGGAGGATATCATTCTGGCTCTGCTGAGGGAGCGGTTGTTGAAAAGCGAGCTTCAGGCAGGCTTTATCCTGGATGGCTTCCCCAGAAACCTGCTACAGGCGTTGACCCTTGATGAGCTGATGGTCGAGATCAATCAGCCGTTAGACTTGATTCTGCTTATCGATATCGAGACGGATACTCTGATGGAGCGCCTGGTGGGGCGACGCACCTGTCGCAGTTGTGGCCTGCTCTATAACATATATAGAAACCCAACCATCGTAGAGGATGTGTGTGATGTTTGTGGTGGACGTCTGCACCAGAGATCCGATGATAACGAAGAGACGGTAAGCAGTCGTATTCATGTCTTCGACCATCTGATTTCGCCCCTGATCACCCACTATGAGAAGCAGGACAAATTGGTCAGAATTGAGGGTAATGGCGACATCGATCAGGTGTTTAAGCTTATCTGCGAGGCGATCGATCAGGGGAGTCGATCAGCAGTCCAGGATCACAGGGCTCAGATCCAGGCGGAATTGGATACGCCTACAGAAAACCAAGATGAGGCCCCTGCATTGGGCGAGACAACGGAAAGCGCTGCCGATGAGGAGGATGCTTCTGCTGTGGCAACGAGCAGCAAGAAAGTGCAAAAGCGAGAGCCAGCCCAAAGCAAGGTAAAGAAAAAAAGTGCGGCTAAAAAGAAGCAGACACAAAAGAAGAAGGTATCCAAGCGGGTAGTCAAGAAGCAGCCAAGTAAGAAGAAGTCTGTTGTGAAGCAGGCAGCCAAAAAACGGATTAGCAAGAAAAAGCCTGGTAAAAAACAGCCAGCCAAAAAAGGGATCACTAAGAAAAAGCCTGCCACCAAGCAGGTAGCGAAAAAAAAGACAGGTGGAAAAAAGAGCCCAACCAAGCGGGTGGTGAAGAAGAAGGCATCTCAGAGAAGCGTCCATAAGAAGCGGTCGACCACTAAAGCGGCAGTGAAGAAGAAGGCAGCAAAAAGGCCGGTTGCCCCGAAAAAGGCAAATAAGGGCAGGGTGACCAAGAAGAAGGTGGCGGCTAAAAAACCAACGAAGACAAAGCTTAAAAGCAAATCCGGTAGGGCCAAGCAAGCTAAAAAAGTGGCAGCCAAGACCCATCGATCCACAGCGCAGCAGCGTGGCAAGGGTGTAAAAAAGAGTGCCAAGGGGAAGCCAAAACGCACAGCGGCCCAGGCAAAGGCCGGAGTGAAAAAAAAGGTCACCAAGAAGGCCGGATTGAAAAAGGTTAAATCGAAGCGTTCCAGTTCCAGAAAAAAATAG
- the ubiE gene encoding bifunctional demethylmenaquinone methyltransferase/2-methoxy-6-polyprenyl-1,4-benzoquinol methylase UbiE, with protein sequence MKDEKTTHFGYQDVPVSEKASRVREVFDSVANKYDLMNDLMSFGIHRLWKRQAIELSGVRQGQRVLDLAAGTGDLSARFSGLVGDDGLVVFSDINASMLFVGRERMEDQGRVGNMHYVQADAQHLPFPDNHFDCVTIGFGLRNVTDKQLALNAIFRILKPSGRLLVLEFSKPTNKALEKVYDLYSFSLLPKIGKLVTDDEESYRYLAESIRMHPDQETLKAMMEHAGFERCDYFNLTGGVVAIHRGYKL encoded by the coding sequence ATGAAGGATGAGAAGACCACACATTTCGGTTATCAGGATGTCCCGGTCAGTGAGAAGGCGAGCAGGGTACGCGAGGTATTCGACTCGGTGGCCAACAAGTATGACCTGATGAACGACTTGATGTCGTTCGGCATACACCGACTGTGGAAACGTCAAGCCATAGAACTGTCAGGTGTCCGTCAGGGGCAGAGGGTATTGGACCTGGCCGCCGGCACCGGTGATCTCTCAGCCAGGTTCAGCGGCCTGGTGGGTGATGACGGCCTGGTGGTCTTCTCTGACATCAACGCCTCGATGTTATTCGTAGGCAGAGAGCGTATGGAGGACCAGGGACGGGTCGGCAATATGCACTATGTACAGGCAGATGCCCAGCATCTGCCCTTTCCCGACAACCATTTCGATTGTGTTACCATCGGCTTCGGCCTGCGTAACGTTACCGATAAGCAGCTGGCATTGAATGCGATTTTCCGTATCCTCAAACCAAGCGGACGCCTGTTGGTGCTGGAGTTTTCCAAACCCACCAACAAGGCCCTTGAGAAGGTCTACGACCTCTACTCATTCAGCCTGTTACCGAAAATCGGCAAACTGGTCACCGATGACGAGGAGAGCTACCGCTACCTGGCTGAATCCATCCGCATGCACCCTGATCAGGAGACACTCAAGGCAATGATGGAACACGCCGGTTTCGAGCGCTGTGACTACTTCAATCTGACGGGCGGTGTCGTGGCTATTCATCGAGGCTACAAACTCTAG
- a CDS encoding DUF971 domain-containing protein, producing MSHPNPTEIHLHKQSRVLEISFDDGSKFSYPAEYLRVFSPSAEVQGHGPGQEVLQVGKEEVNIAHIDPVGNYAICLHFDDEHNTGIYSWDTLYQLGLNYERNWQDYLQRLQSAGFERKEPSA from the coding sequence ATGTCACACCCCAATCCGACAGAGATCCATCTGCACAAGCAGTCCCGTGTTTTGGAAATCAGCTTCGACGATGGCAGTAAATTCAGCTATCCCGCCGAGTATCTCAGGGTATTCTCCCCCTCAGCGGAGGTACAGGGCCATGGTCCCGGCCAAGAGGTGTTGCAGGTCGGCAAGGAAGAGGTGAATATTGCCCATATCGATCCTGTGGGAAATTATGCCATCTGCCTGCACTTCGATGATGAACACAACACCGGCATCTACTCCTGGGATACGCTCTATCAGCTTGGCCTGAACTATGAGCGGAACTGGCAGGATTACCTGCAACGACTGCAGAGTGCCGGCTTTGAGCGCAAGGAGCCATCGGCTTAA
- the hslV gene encoding ATP-dependent protease subunit HslV: protein MENFKGTTILSVRRNGTVVIGGDGQVSLGNTVMKGNARKVRQLYKGKVIAGFAGATADAFTLFERFEGKLEKHQGHLTRAAVEMAKDWRTDRALRRLEALLCVADNETSLIISGTGDVIEPEHNLMAIGSGGSFAQAAARALLDNTELSAREIVEKGLGIAADICIYTNHNLVLEELDSQS from the coding sequence GTGGAAAACTTCAAAGGCACAACCATACTCTCAGTCCGGCGTAACGGTACAGTGGTCATTGGCGGTGACGGCCAGGTTTCCCTTGGCAATACCGTAATGAAAGGCAATGCCCGAAAAGTACGACAGCTCTATAAAGGAAAGGTTATCGCCGGATTTGCCGGGGCGACCGCGGATGCCTTTACCCTGTTCGAGCGCTTTGAGGGCAAACTGGAAAAGCACCAGGGGCACCTTACCCGGGCAGCCGTGGAAATGGCCAAGGATTGGCGTACCGACCGGGCGCTGCGGCGCCTCGAGGCATTGCTGTGTGTTGCCGACAACGAGACCTCGCTGATCATCTCCGGCACCGGTGATGTGATCGAGCCGGAACACAATCTGATGGCCATCGGTTCGGGTGGCAGCTTTGCCCAGGCCGCGGCACGGGCGCTGCTGGACAATACGGAACTCAGTGCCCGTGAAATCGTCGAAAAGGGACTCGGTATCGCTGCCGATATCTGTATCTACACCAACCATAATCTCGTACTGGAAGAGCTGGACAGCCAGAGCTAA
- the hslU gene encoding ATP-dependent protease ATPase subunit HslU, producing the protein MPEITPQQIVAELDKHIIGQTDAKRAVAIALRNRWRRAQVPESLRNEITPKNILMIGPTGVGKTEIARRLAKLANAPFLKVEATKFTEVGYVGREVDSIIRELTDSAVKMVREGEMAKVSGDAREAAEERILDALLPTPASTGWGDSETSSGVSDATREKFRDKLRSGGLDDKEIDIEVSTTPVGVEIMAPPGMEEMTSQLQGMFQNLGTGRTRRRKLRIKDAFKVLGDEEAAKRINEEDLKLRALEMVEQHGIVFIDELDKVTSRAETRGADVSREGVQRDLLPLVEGCTISTKHGMVKTDHILFIASGAFHLAKPSDLIPELQGRLPIRVELTALTTDDFTRILTEPDASLTEQYQALMETEEVGLSFTEAGIRRIAETAWQVNERTENIGARRLHTVMERLLESISYKASEHAGETIVIDESYVDNQLSELAADEDLSQYIL; encoded by the coding sequence ATGCCGGAAATAACGCCTCAACAGATCGTCGCTGAACTGGATAAACACATTATCGGCCAGACAGATGCCAAGCGCGCCGTCGCCATCGCCCTGCGTAACCGCTGGCGCCGCGCCCAGGTGCCGGAAAGCCTGCGCAACGAGATAACACCGAAGAATATCCTCATGATCGGTCCGACCGGTGTCGGCAAGACCGAGATCGCCCGTCGCCTGGCGAAACTGGCCAACGCACCTTTCCTCAAGGTGGAGGCCACCAAATTCACCGAGGTCGGTTATGTGGGCCGAGAGGTCGACTCGATCATCCGCGAACTTACCGACTCAGCCGTCAAAATGGTGCGCGAGGGTGAAATGGCCAAGGTTTCCGGTGATGCCAGAGAGGCCGCCGAGGAGAGGATCCTTGACGCCTTGCTTCCCACACCCGCCTCCACGGGTTGGGGTGACAGCGAAACCAGCTCGGGGGTCTCCGATGCAACCCGTGAAAAATTCCGTGACAAGCTGCGCAGCGGCGGGCTCGACGACAAGGAGATCGATATCGAGGTCAGCACCACCCCTGTCGGGGTCGAGATCATGGCGCCCCCCGGCATGGAGGAGATGACCAGCCAGCTGCAAGGCATGTTCCAGAACCTGGGGACCGGCCGCACCCGTCGACGCAAACTACGCATCAAGGATGCGTTCAAGGTCCTGGGCGATGAAGAGGCGGCCAAACGCATCAATGAGGAGGATCTCAAACTGCGTGCCCTCGAGATGGTGGAACAGCATGGGATCGTCTTTATCGACGAGCTTGACAAGGTGACCAGTCGCGCCGAAACCAGAGGCGCCGACGTCTCCCGCGAGGGTGTGCAGCGGGATCTGCTGCCCCTGGTGGAGGGGTGTACCATCTCCACCAAACACGGCATGGTCAAGACCGACCACATCCTGTTCATTGCATCCGGCGCCTTCCATCTGGCAAAACCTTCCGACCTGATACCCGAACTCCAGGGCCGATTGCCGATTCGGGTGGAGCTTACCGCGCTGACGACCGATGATTTCACCCGCATCCTTACCGAACCCGACGCATCACTGACCGAGCAGTACCAGGCCCTCATGGAGACGGAGGAGGTTGGTCTGAGCTTTACCGAAGCAGGTATTCGCCGCATTGCGGAGACCGCCTGGCAGGTAAATGAAAGGACAGAGAATATTGGTGCGCGCCGCCTACATACGGTCATGGAGCGTCTGCTGGAGAGTATCTCTTACAAGGCCTCGGAGCATGCCGGTGAAACCATTGTCATTGATGAAAGCTACGTCGACAATCAACTCTCGGAGTTGGCGGCGGATGAAGATCTGAGTCAGTACATCCTATGA